GTGATAAACCAGAcagtattcttttttttctgccGCATGCTCCGTTGGACCTAACGGAAAAAATCATATCTAAAGAATCGCCTCGGATCTGGCTCGCGAACCACCTAGTACAACATACTGACAGGTACACCAAGACTCAATTGCATGATAAATATCCACTGATATCAAAACTTGTCAATTATATCGACTTGAAAACGTtaaacaaaacgaaaactGGAAACgaaattgatgaagaagggTTCCAACAGTTCACATCCTCTCGGAAACGTAACGCAAAAGCcagaaagaacaaattcaaacaaCCAAGCATCGATTATAAAAGTGTGGACTCGTACTTCACAGATTGCTCAATTATCAACGATTTCCGAAATGGTTCGCTATTGACTAATAAGCCATGGCTAAACTCCTTCTCTGACTTGACACTACACATGATAGAGAGTAACTAAAAAAGGATTTAATATATCAAATAGGatatgtttatatatacacataaATAACAAACATAATTAGGTAAAAGGTAGAGCTTTGTGATTGCACCCTGTAATTTAACAAGcttgataatattaaaaaaagacatttattgattgattgatgcAGTTACAGTAACACAGTTGAATATTTCTTGTCCTacttgcaaaaaaaaagagggtCACATAATACTATTGGTGTACTGAACACCAACTTTCCCGAATTGGTGTTCACACAACCATAACATAGACAATTTTTGAAGCAAAGTATAGACAACAGTCATTTAATAACGAATAAGACAGAATAAATatagaacaaaaaacaCAGCTTTCCCTTCTGTGATATTTGTCTATGATAAGTGACGTATGAAATTATAACATTCACTTTTCCTATAGCACAATGCATTCATCGATTGcatgcttttttttttataatattgaCTCCAAATTTTTTGGGCAAATCATTTATTGTACATCAGAACTGTATTGTCATTTCGATTATTGGTTAACAATCTTTTCCCAGTTGTCCAAAATgtctttgatcttttccGAACCAGTCAGTTCGTAGACATCTTGGAAGTACTCCTTGGTGATTTCAAATGGTTTAGCAGTCAAGTTAGGGATGTACTTACCAACTAAACGGTCAGCCTTAACATTCTCCTTTGTCAcgttcttcatcaagaagttcttgaatGGCTTGACACCATTTCTTAAGTATGAGGAATGGAATGGAACGGAAATACCACGCAAAGGAATACAAGCGAAACCTCTCTCCAATTCAATTGGTTGTGGCTTTGCTACAGATTTCTTAGagatttcttcaacaatttcgTTCAAGTGTCCTTCGACTTCTTCTAGAGACAAGGTTTCTTGCAACTTAGCGATATCaatcttttgaatcttAACGAAGTTCAAGACGTTTGTCAAAGTATCCAAAGCTCTCAAGTCACCAGCAGCAACGTATTGTTGGTTTTCAACATTATAGTTAACAATTTCTAGTAACCATTCAGTCTTCTTGCTAACGGCCTTGACAACGAATTCCAAAGCTTCTTGGGAGAAAGTAGCTGACACTCTTGATGGATTCACGGCAACCATACCGTAGTTAGATCTTCCTAATTCATCTCTTGGAACAGCAACTTGCATGGTCATACCTCTGTAGAACACAACTTCAACCAATGATTCAATAGACATGACATCAGCCAAGGAAGCTAGGGCGGCGTATTCACCTAAAGAGTGACCCGCGAATGCAGCTTCAGCAGGAATCAAACCCTTAGATTTCAAGTCTTCGAAGGAAGCTTTTTCCATCAAAGTCAAGGCTGGTTGAGTAAATTGGGTAGCAGAGAGCAAACCAGTTGGAGATCTGAAGGTGAAAGAGGTGGTCTCTTCGGTAATGTCCTTAAAGATCTTTTCACTCTTAATTTCACCATCGACAATTGTTTCGAAGATCATCTGAGTGTAGTTCTCCTTGATCTTTCTACCCTTTTCACCACCAAAGTAGATAGTCAACTCAGTTGGATTGTTCCTAACAATATCTAGAATGGAGAAACCGTATGTGCTCTTGAAATGTAAGTCAGCTCTATCCCAAACTTGCTTAGCAACTTCAGATTTAGCATACAAGTCCATACCCATTCCTTGTTCCTGAGAACCTTGACCAGTGAATACGAATGTTGAAACTGGTTGTTCCACTTCGGCTTCACCAGTCATGACAGTTTCATCAGCGTCATTCTTAGTTTCGAACTTGATTAGCTTACGACCATTAATCATACCGACATGTTGAATGGAAGTCTTTAGTGGGGTATTTGGTAGAACCATACCAACAAATTGACAGTTGTAGGCACGAACTCTTGAAGAAACGTTGTCAGCAGCCCAAGTTTCAACCAATGCACGAACGGTAGCGGATGAGTACATACCGTGAGTAATAGTACCTGGCAAGTTAGCGTAAGCAGCGAAATGACGAGAAACGTGAATTGGGTTCAAATCACCGGACACTCTAGCATATGGTTCATTGGTGCTTGGTGATTGAGTTTCTCTGACAGCAATTGGAATAGCGTTTTCCAAATTGACCTTTTGTTCGAGAGTTGAACCGTTTCTGTTCAAGTAATCAATAACAGGGTTACCGTGAGACTCACCAGCTTCATAGTCAACAACACCGATTTCAAcagtttcttttgttggTAATTCCATCAAAATTTTACCGTGGCACTTGacagaagaaaacacaGTAGCATTCTTATAAGTAACTTCAGTCTCTGTCTTGAAATATAGAGTCTTACCCAACAAGTTGGTGTCTTCATCATCCAATTGGAACCATTCCTTAGATCTCAAGACAGCACTGTCCTTAGCTGAAGTAATGTCAATCTTGTAAAGAGGCTCAACAATCTTCTCGAAGGTGTACTCGAAGTCATTGTATGTACCTCTgtagaagaaggaagagcTAACTTCCATCACAGGTTTGCCATCTCTGGTTAAAGTACCAACAACCTCCACAACCTTACCATTAGCTTGGTTAACAACAGACTTGATAACTGCAGAAGTAGAGATAACATCACCTTCTTTCAATGGAGAAGCACCTGGGATCATTCTGTAGCCATTGGACAAGTGGACCAACTTTAGCAAGTCACCGTCAACTGCGTTAGGGAAGATAGCCTTAATAATAACTCTCCAACCAACAACGATGGCGAAATCCATTGGAGCCAACATCTTTCTACCAGATCTAGCAACGAAATCTTCACAGTTGTTACCAATTGCGTGAACAAATTCAGAAATATCCTTAGCAGAGATTGTGAATTCACCACCCTTGATAGTTTCTCTTGGGTTGAAGTCCAAGTTGAAAGGTTCATCCAACCATAGCTTCCAGTACATTTCCTTAATACGGTTGTTACGGCCTTCAGTGACTTCACTGATTGGAGCGAAACCATCTTCAATGTTGTAGTTGAACAACAAAGGCAAGGCAACAGGAGTACCATCCATGGTTCTGTTTTCAATTAAATCCAATTGAATTAGCTTATCTTTGACTAATCTCAAAGTCGCAGTTGCCTTAATTTCACCTTGAACAGGTTCTAATAAAGTAACAACAGTCTTTGCTGGAGTGTCAGcattttcaatttgaaCAACCATGTTATCAGATGGATGGAAAACCTTCTTTGCTGGGTTTTCGATCAGGAAAGAATCTTGAACGACGCGAGGAGTTGAGAAGAAGGCACTTCTCCAGCTCTTTTCAGTACCTGCCAATAACTTGAACCAGGTAGACACGTCAGTAGATGCGGAAGCTTGGTAAGTCACCTTGTTACCAGATTCCAAAGAGTCGTAGGCAACAGCTTCTGGTTCTTCACCACCAAAGTATTCAACAACAGGAATCTTAGAGTCGTCGCTTCCATAGTAGTCCTTCAACAACATATTAACATGACCCTCGTGGATGTTGTCCAAGATAGTCTTAATAGGTTGATCGACTTCATTAGTGAATTGAGCGGCAACTGGACCATGTAGAATACAAGTTCTTTGCACGTCTTGATCAACAACCGCTTCCAAGTTCTCGGATTGCCATAGAGAGtccttcttgaagaagaattcaaatcTGCTATCCAAAACAGGAACGAATGGAACAGGCTTTTGTGTTGGTCTCTGACATAATGTCAAGAAGTAGTCAATATCCTGAGCATTCAAGAATTGTTCCTTAGCGGCTGGGTAAGCATCAAAGACCTTGACCAAGGCTTTTTCAGGTTCATCAAGAATAGCAAAGCTTTGGATAATGGACACCGTCTTTTGTTTAGTGAAACGTTCTTCCACACGACGCAAGAATTCACCAGTAAAGTTTCTCAAAGAGACATCGATCCAACGGTTAACTGATTTGATGTACATCAATTCTACCATTCTCTTTGCAACTTCTTCGTATGTCATATCTGCTAAGTCGCGAGCCTCACCGTTAACTGTAGCAAACCATGGCTTTTGAGAGTCAGCATTCAATCTAGCAATAATGTAGTCTCTCTTAGCATCCAAGGCAGCTTGAagtttgttctttggtAGGGTAAAGAATTGAtcatccaattccttcCACAACATAACACCACGGGTAGCAATTTTATGGATTGGTTCACCCATTTCAGAACGAACAGTGACAATACCACCTGTAGGCTTTTTGTAAGTTTGTTCCCATTGAGAATCTGGGACACCGGTACATGCAGCAATGGTTTGCTTAGCTGCTGGGGAGGTCTTAGTCTCCTTTGCAATCATCACTCTTGAaccaaacaagaaaccATCGAATGGCATTGGTGGATAGTTGAATTTCTTAGACCATTCACCAGTCAAGTATGGGTAAGTGTCTTCAGCAGAACCGAAACCAGAACCAGCAATCAAATAGATATTTGGATGTCTTCTGATCTTAGAGTACATTTGCAAAATTGGAGCGTGGAAATCTTCGAAAGAGTGGTGACCACCACCTCTACCACCAGTCCATTGCATGACGATTGGGAAGTTAGGGTGGGCCTTGGCAATAGCAATAACTTGGGAAATCGCATCAATAGAACCAGGCTTCAAACCTAAGTGAGTCAAACCCAAAGTTTCGATGTATTCAGCTGCAACTTCTAATGATGGCACACCGGCACCAATAGTCAAAGCTTGGATAGGATAACCTCTTTCTCTTAATTCTCTGATCATTGGAATACCCCATTGCAACATTCTTGGGTTAACATAAAGCATGTTAATACCTAAACCATAACCCTTCTTAATCTTGCTAACTACGTCTTCGATAGCCTTGGTCATACCTTCAGCAGTGAAGTAACCACCACCGGCTAATTCGATATGGTAACCAGCATTAATTGTAGCAGCAACAAAGTCGGTTGAAGCAGTGGTTGGAGTCATACCTGGGACCAATAATGGGGCTCTACCCAACAATCTGGAGAATGAAGTGTCCACATAAACCTTACCAGCCTTAGTCTTGACTAATTTTGGATGGAATTGTTCCAACCAGTTGACGGAGAACTTTAAACCATTGTTAGTGATATCGAAGAGTTCCTGCTTGAAACCGTATTCGTCGTCTGGATTAGTATCTAGAGCACCAGCGATAATAACACGAACACCGGTACCATCCTTGTTACGGTGGGTTAGAACACCTAAACCAGAGGCACCACCTGGACCGAAATCAAGAATGTGGGTGGCTTGGAATTTCGTAGTTTCTTCCCAGTTAACTGGCAAGCTGGTAATACAGTATGTAACTCTCTGGGCGATTGATTCCTTAGATTCTCTCAAGTCCTTTCCGTTGAAAGTATCGTAAACAGGGATCTTCAAGTCTGATGCTTTGAATTCAACTCCAGCAGCTGCCAAATCGTGTTCAATTAAAGCATTAGCTGGTTCCAACAAATGGGAATGGAATGGAGAAACGATTGGCAAGAATCTGTTAGAGAACTTCAACTTCCTTTCGCTGAATGGAATTCTTGCTTGATCTAAGCCTGCTGGAGCCTTCGCCTTTCTTAGAGTCAAGTTCAAACCGTATAGAGACTGTGGTGGACCAGAGACAACCAAATTTCTTGCACCGTTAACCAAAGAAATGACTATGTGCTTGGATTCTGGTAAATGGGCGTTGGTTTGGTCGACGTAGTCTTGAACTTGGTCCTTTGTCAAGTTAGAAATGGACAGCATTGGGGTTGGGACACCTTCTCCGTTCTCCACAGAGTCTTCCAACATAGATGGTGGTAGAGAAGTCTTTGGGTAGACTTGGTAACATCTGACaccgatgaagaagagaagttTGATAGTCTTCTCCATAGCCTTGAAGTATGACTCCCAAGAATCAGCTTCGGCAATGGCAACAGCTGTAGCCAAACCTTGGGAATGACCGGTTGCACCTACCAAACTGTCTCTCAATTGACCTGGGGTAAAGTTCAAAATTCTTGCAGTTAAAGCGTAGTGAACGAATTGGATAACACCAATCAATGGGCACGAAATTGGGATTGACAACAAGTATTCGGTTTCTGGTGTCTTTTGAGGTTGTTCTAACCAGGTTAGAATGTCAAAGCCCTGGGTATAAAGCTTTTCGGTGTCATCAGTTCTAGTGACCAATTCACCAAGTGTGTTAGCAGCTGCCTTGATAACATCGGAAATCAAGCAGTTATAAGTTTGGTACAGTTCACGCAATTCTTCGAAATAGTCGTCTGTGTTACCTTGACCACCGAAAATGGAGACTAGCTTGGCATCGCCACTGGCAACAGCCTTGAATAGAGCGGAATCAGTTTTCGAGAAAGGTTTCTTAGCCGTTACTCTGGCGTTGTAGTAGTTCTTAATTAATTCCTTGACCTTTTCCAAAGTGGTGGTGCTATCTTCAGATTGCAACAATCTTGAAGCCAATGTATGGATATCGTTACCTTGTAAATAGTTGGTTTCAAAATCCGATAGGGCAATTTCCAAGACATCGTCAAACTGGCCCTTTGTAGTAACATCGACTAACGAAGAAACGTAACCCAAGAACTTTGCCAACAATTCTGCAGGAGAGGTTGGTTCGTCGTCAGAGGCAAACCCTTCAGTAACTTCTGGCAATTGTCTGTGGAATTGATCTTGCAATTGGGATGCAGTGAAGAAAGAGGTGGTTGGGATGGATAAAACATGCTCAATTGAGCCGTGTGAAAGGCTCAAAGGTCTTGCAGATGAGCTCATTGTAAAAGGTATGATAATTTTGATATAATTAAAATGGAAAAACCAGTTCGGGAAAGAAAATGGTAATGAGAATCAACAAATGAGTTGTGATAATCTAACTTTGAATTTAACGATGCAGTAAATAGTGCAATTGGAACAGCGGCTCTAAATTAACTCTTTTGCTTGTggattttttcttcgtgttgaaaaaaaaagatgcCGGGAAAgtcaattctttttgttaagaatattcagaaaaaaagtttaataGAGACGACTACCGTAATTGAATGGTGCAACTATTATCGGTAAATGCGGTAAATGTCTTTTGTTTATCCTGCCCACTTGTAGGTTACAGAATGCTCAGTGatataacaaaaaaaatgtatgtCTATAAACAGTAGGGAAAGTTCTTGTGAAATCTTCTGTTTATAACGAATTtcaaatttcaaaattgaaactctaactttgaaaagtatGAATTAGCTAGCTAGCAGGTTCGAAATTTGAAGTAGAGAATGCAGCTAACCTGGTAGGAAGGTATTCGAGAGAAAACGAAGGCTGTTAGTAATCTCTTAAGTTTTGGAGCTTTACGCTTAATTTAGTGTTTTATATCTAAGTGTGTGTTCAGTGTGTAAAGATTCAGGTCTAAATCTCAGCCTTATCGTATAGACAGACTCGTTTCAAGATACCAATTAAGAAGACCGTAGGgatccttttttttttcaaaaaaaaaaattttggaGAGGCCAGGAAGCAAAATATCCGGAaatgacgacgatgatggTTACACAAGACGAGAAAGACTATGATTGCACGCCCTAAGCAAGCAATTGAGTTCTTTCAATTCGAAGATGGCGCCTTCATTTAACTCAGTTTAATTCACTCCTAATACCCGTCTAAAGCGTTAGGCGCTGCGAGAGGTGAAATCTTGCTCACCAATGATCGAGACGCGTAACTATGGTAAACTCCAAGGctatgaaaagaaggaattaaaaaaaaaaaaagcactGTTGTTCTGTGGTCAaaatccaacaaaaaacaGATACTGGGTAGAAAGGCGGACtagcttttttttgttgtgtttttttttttttaattttttaattttctctcttttgaAACTCTGCAGCGAttctgaaaatttttttttatttttcttaaTTTAGTAAATGAGGAAAATCTCCAGAAAGCCAGAAGAAAGGGCGGCTAAAAACCGTTGCTTTCTCCCGGTCGAAAGAGATTGAACACGCATGCCATCAATCGCTCTGCCGAGTTTagttcaattcaattcattcGTCTATCGTCTTTACAATACATAGTAATCGCTATTATGCTCTCTCTGTtggcaaagaaagaaaattaataataataaaaaaaaatccacTCTTAAAACAACATCACTGCACACTCACTTAGTATAATACATTTCATTCCATAAATTTAATACATACAGTCTGGGAAACAGAAGGGTATAGCTGATAGTTTGGGAAAGTATGGTTCTCTGCTTTGTAGAGTCTCAACGAAGATATCTTTAAAAACTTGAAGCAAACCAACCAAAACTAAATAAAAGTTAAACTAAAACTAATCTAAAACTAATATAACTGAAGTTAGGGTGTATTTAAACCACTATACTGTATGGTTACCACTGAGCCATTCTCTTGCCACTCTGATTGTcccttatatataatatcttTACATTATTTCACAATACAAGCCAATAGACCCGAAAAGTGCTACTACTAAATTCCAGATTTGCCGCCAGAGGCCACTTACCAAGGCTCTCCACGCGTTTCTTGGGAACCAAACTCTGTTGGgattctgttttttttttttaaattttttaGTTCtcaattatttttttttactgtATTCTCTCTGGCAGGTTTTCAGTTGTTTTGTTGGTGGTTGGATTTCCGTGTCTGAGAGTAAGTGGATTGTTGGGAACGTTTAAAATGatatgtggtgtacggatttgaaAATGTTCCACTGCAGTTGAAGTTCTCAGTTTTCAGTTTCTAGACAAGGGCGCTGAAACCCCATGCTATACGCTGCGGTAGTCAACCAAAATCCATGtgttttctgttgttgtggtttttcgttgttttttttttaacaaaTTTTTGGCTTGTTTGTGGTGGGCCAAAGCCTCTGTGCTGGTCCTTCAGTGGTGGTGCTCGCGCAAGTTCTTGTACTACTGGTACTACCTGTACTAAAGAGTACTACTGTCGATGGGCTCTCGTGCCCCATTGCTATTGGATTAAGCCTAATGGGTGGGTGATGCTCAATTATGCTCAGTGCATACACCGTTGGTCACGTGCCTATGTTGGGTCATTGAGCAGCAGCCAGTCTGAtttgttccaattgttGGAAGTAGTGTCTCATCCATCACAGGGGCGGTTCCCACAGCAGATTGCGTATAGGTATTTTGCTGCTAATTAGCTAGCTGTACTACATGGGTATCTGGAGATTTGTATGCATAAAATGACACATTTCGTGCTTGTAATAGTATTAGTACTTGTATCTATTTACACGTAGATAAAGGGCACCTGAAATGAACAGGAGTCACAGTCTTCGTTTCGCTCCGGCGACTGGTTGATCTGCGTAAAACTGGAGCGCCATGCTTGCGTCATAGCCGTCCTGTGCATAGATGTCCATGGTGGAATCATCGTCCAAATCGTCAGCAACTCCGGAATTCACGTATACGTTTTGGGTCTGAACCTGGGCTTGGGCCTGTgcctgggcctgggcctggCTTTGAGTGTACATTTgcatttgttgttgctgttgttgttccgCTAACGATTCCTCATCCGGGTAGAAATCCATGCAGGTTAGGATAGCGTTGTAAGAGTTTTTCACCATGGTGTCGCCTCGGTTCAATCCAAATTCCTTAAAAGTGAACAAATCCTCCACTTCCTCGTTGTAATGTCTATCAAAGTTGGCATATTTGGGTCTGAGGACTAGCTCGACGGTGGAAATCACGTTTTCATCCGCCTGCAGTCTATGCATTTGGCCTATCGATCGGTTGGGTATCGGGAACAATTCGTTGATTATTGGATCCCGCTCAACAGTTATCAGAAGCTCAAGACGATGCCCATCTACTTGTGAACTATCATCTGTTTTATGCACTGCATGATATACTATATTCCGGTAAGGTATCTGCAAGCTGCGCTCCCACTCTTTGAACCATATTAGCACACACGAGTTTAACACAAATAAATCCGATAATATCAAACTCTGTGGGTTTGGTGATAATCCCGCGTTCAATGCGTTAACCGCCTCCGTTACAGAACCTAATTCCCCTAATAGGAAATCTCGTCCACCACCAAATAAGATGGGTATCTCACTCTGATGCAATAGGTCTACACCTTTGAGCCTTGGTTGTGTCAACTCATATTGTCCCACAGTTGTGATGTTTTCTATTGTGGGTTTTGTCAAAATTAGCTGACAAAACTGCTTTTCACCCATCATCCTTTAAAAAGAACTTGCAACTATCACTGTGTGTGCGCTATACCAATGGGAAGTCTGCCTTTTATGCTTCTGGTTCCAGTCTGTGATGAAGTACCTTTTCATTCTTGTAAAACGTAGCTCAGCtagttcttttttttttttttttttttacaatCTCTATAGAAAAGTATGAATTGAAATGAAGAGAGAAGTGCTAGCTAGTTCTTTATTGGTTTACTGGGTAACAAGCCGCAACAGATGAATAGCTCTGATCTTATTTAAAGCTTCAATCTGaagtaaaagaaatataCATTTCATATATTGCATATATTTCATTTGTATATAGTAGTAGGTGATCCTGGGAAGTGATATTAGTACGTACTGAGGCTTCTACTTTGTCATTACTCGGTCATTAATTAGTTCGGAGTAATATAATGGGTGTCAAAGAACAGAATCGATAAAGATTATGTCCACCGTTTGCTCAAAACCATTAAATGGTGTAGCAGCAGAGCATGTATATGCTCCCTGGTTGGCAAAGTAAACCCAGTCTCCAACCTCAAGATCATGTTTCATGTAGTATTCCTGGGTAACGCAGTCTAATCCGTCGCAAGTAGGACCCCACATAGAGATTTTGTATGGATGACCGCCGCTCTGAATACGAGAGGAAGACTCAAAATCCAAGTAGTGGAATTCCTTACGGTGGTATAAGATACGTGGTACCGGTTCTTGATGGTCAAAGAGAATACAGTTCATGTTTCCATAAACACCATCGTTGATGTAAAGCATTGACTCGTTTGGTCCACTTATTCTCTTGCCAATGACGGTGGCAGCAAGAGTAAATGCTGTAGCCACAAAATATCTACCAGGTTCTGCAATGAATTGAACGTGCGAGTGAGTTTGTGAAGGGAAAAAATGTTCTAATGCGGCATTAATAACATCAGCGACCTTCACAATGGATTCGAATTGATAACCACCACCCACGtccaaaa
This genomic interval from Kluyveromyces marxianus DMKU3-1042 DNA, complete genome, chromosome 4 contains the following:
- the BER1 gene encoding Ber1p; translation: MAEKDFQTSTKSKRSVNRLKLRSFDELLEDARNVIRESEFLESLCKSLEGQHVDRVRCLALGSFHQDSPARFQLALLLELLSSLNVTRCSLYDPAFDEEDLAYIKGQDHWSVDAESPFAGDKPDSILFFLPHAPLDLTEKIISKESPRIWLANHLVQHTDRYTKTQLHDKYPLISKLVNYIDLKTLNKTKTGNEIDEEGFQQFTSSRKRNAKARKNKFKQPSIDYKSVDSYFTDCSIINDFRNGSLLTNKPWLNSFSDLTLHMIESN
- the FAS1 gene encoding tetrafunctional fatty acid synthase subunit FAS1, which gives rise to MSSSARPLSLSHGSIEHVLSIPTTSFFTASQLQDQFHRQLPEVTEGFASDDEPTSPAELLAKFLGYVSSLVDVTTKGQFDDVLEIALSDFETNYLQGNDIHTLASRLLQSEDSTTTLEKVKELIKNYYNARVTAKKPFSKTDSALFKAVASGDAKLVSIFGGQGNTDDYFEELRELYQTYNCLISDVIKAAANTLGELVTRTDDTEKLYTQGFDILTWLEQPQKTPETEYLLSIPISCPLIGVIQFVHYALTARILNFTPGQLRDSLVGATGHSQGLATAVAIAEADSWESYFKAMEKTIKLLFFIGVRCYQVYPKTSLPPSMLEDSVENGEGVPTPMLSISNLTKDQVQDYVDQTNAHLPESKHIVISLVNGARNLVVSGPPQSLYGLNLTLRKAKAPAGLDQARIPFSERKLKFSNRFLPIVSPFHSHLLEPANALIEHDLAAAGVEFKASDLKIPVYDTFNGKDLRESKESIAQRVTYCITSLPVNWEETTKFQATHILDFGPGGASGLGVLTHRNKDGTGVRVIIAGALDTNPDDEYGFKQELFDITNNGLKFSVNWLEQFHPKLVKTKAGKVYVDTSFSRLLGRAPLLVPGMTPTTASTDFVAATINAGYHIELAGGGYFTAEGMTKAIEDVVSKIKKGYGLGINMLYVNPRMLQWGIPMIRELRERGYPIQALTIGAGVPSLEVAAEYIETLGLTHLGLKPGSIDAISQVIAIAKAHPNFPIVMQWTGGRGGGHHSFEDFHAPILQMYSKIRRHPNIYLIAGSGFGSAEDTYPYLTGEWSKKFNYPPMPFDGFLFGSRVMIAKETKTSPAAKQTIAACTGVPDSQWEQTYKKPTGGIVTVRSEMGEPIHKIATRGVMLWKELDDQFFTLPKNKLQAALDAKRDYIIARLNADSQKPWFATVNGEARDLADMTYEEVAKRMVELMYIKSVNRWIDVSLRNFTGEFLRRVEERFTKQKTVSIIQSFAILDEPEKALVKVFDAYPAAKEQFLNAQDIDYFLTLCQRPTQKPVPFVPVLDSRFEFFFKKDSLWQSENLEAVVDQDVQRTCILHGPVAAQFTNEVDQPIKTILDNIHEGHVNMLLKDYYGSDDSKIPVVEYFGGEEPEAVAYDSLESGNKVTYQASASTDVSTWFKLLAGTEKSWRSAFFSTPRVVQDSFLIENPAKKVFHPSDNMVVQIENADTPAKTVVTLLEPVQGEIKATATLRLVKDKLIQLDLIENRTMDGTPVALPLLFNYNIEDGFAPISEVTEGRNNRIKEMYWKLWLDEPFNLDFNPRETIKGGEFTISAKDISEFVHAIGNNCEDFVARSGRKMLAPMDFAIVVGWRVIIKAIFPNAVDGDLLKLVHLSNGYRMIPGASPLKEGDVISTSAVIKSVVNQANGKVVEVVGTLTRDGKPVMEVSSSFFYRGTYNDFEYTFEKIVEPLYKIDITSAKDSAVLRSKEWFQLDDEDTNLLGKTLYFKTETEVTYKNATVFSSVKCHGKILMELPTKETVEIGVVDYEAGESHGNPVIDYLNRNGSTLEQKVNLENAIPIAVRETQSPSTNEPYARVSGDLNPIHVSRHFAAYANLPGTITHGMYSSATVRALVETWAADNVSSRVRAYNCQFVGMVLPNTPLKTSIQHVGMINGRKLIKFETKNDADETVMTGEAEVEQPVSTFVFTGQGSQEQGMGMDLYAKSEVAKQVWDRADLHFKSTYGFSILDIVRNNPTELTIYFGGEKGRKIKENYTQMIFETIVDGEIKSEKIFKDITEETTSFTFRSPTGLLSATQFTQPALTLMEKASFEDLKSKGLIPAEAAFAGHSLGEYAALASLADVMSIESLVEVVFYRGMTMQVAVPRDELGRSNYGMVAVNPSRVSATFSQEALEFVVKAVSKKTEWLLEIVNYNVENQQYVAAGDLRALDTLTNVLNFVKIQKIDIAKLQETLSLEEVEGHLNEIVEEISKKSVAKPQPIELERGFACIPLRGISVPFHSSYLRNGVKPFKNFLMKNVTKENVKADRLVGKYIPNLTAKPFEITKEYFQDVYELTGSEKIKDILDNWEKIVNQ
- the LOT5 gene encoding Lot5p translates to MMGEKQFCQLILTKPTIENITTVGQYELTQPRLKGVDLLHQSEIPILFGGGRDFLLGELGSVTEAVNALNAGLSPNPQSLILSDLFVLNSCVLIWFKEWERSLQIPYRNIVYHAVHKTDDSSQVDGHRLELLITVERDPIINELFPIPNRSIGQMHRLQADENVISTVELVLRPKYANFDRHYNEEVEDLFTFKEFGLNRGDTMVKNSYNAILTCMDFYPDEESLAEQQQQQQMQMYTQSQAQAQAQAQAQVQTQNVYVNSGVADDLDDDSTMDIYAQDGYDASMALQFYADQPVAGAKRRL